From a single Granulicella aggregans genomic region:
- a CDS encoding secondary thiamine-phosphate synthase enzyme YjbQ gives MKQSTHTLEITTRGQNLYEFTSAVAQWISRQEIHTGLLTVFCRHTSASLLVQENADPTVRTDIKAYFDRIAPENGPYRHDSEGPDDMPAHLKTALTQVQLSIPLVEGRLALGTWQGIYLFEHRTRPHRREIVLHLIGE, from the coding sequence TTGAAGCAGTCAACACACACCCTCGAAATCACCACCCGCGGCCAGAACCTCTACGAGTTCACCTCCGCCGTCGCCCAATGGATCAGCCGTCAGGAGATTCACACTGGCCTGCTCACCGTCTTCTGCCGCCACACCTCCGCCTCGCTCCTCGTCCAGGAGAACGCCGACCCCACCGTCCGCACCGACATCAAGGCCTACTTCGACCGCATCGCCCCCGAAAACGGCCCGTATCGCCACGACTCCGAAGGCCCCGACGACATGCCCGCCCACCTTAAGACCGCCCTTACCCAGGTGCAACTCTCCATCCCGCTCGTAGAGGGACGCCTCGCGCTCGGCACCTGGCAGGGCATCTACCTCTTCGAACACCGCACCCGCCCCCACCGCCGCGAGATCGTCCTTCACCTCATCGGCGAATAG
- a CDS encoding DUF3999 domain-containing protein, with amino-acid sequence MLFDRVRPSLHLAAAKPVLASLLLFFQVTPHPEASPQHFRYERTIRLPTSVTPLVGETCAVLDASVFTHASPSLKDLRIYARNTEAGRPEIPYAITLSEPLQQDTDDARILNLGTRSGHIVFDLAMPSRPYTAVALDLDAHDFIATAEVSGSQQLSAPQPTSLGSFTLFDLASQHLSHSTSLPLSESSFPYLHIDLSLAPAPGTSGTAASLNRPEIVKSASVPPSREAQTLYTTLQQTSAVIQRGRESVATFQVPARVPIERIAFTLAPGYKGSFSRAVRLEARVIPGKNPDPTVDSAPEDDTPPSAETSTGTILSVHKLEAGREIAQEDLAIPTAIGANMQHFAELQVAIDNGDDTPLPIASVQLQMRQRRICFDATVATNQPLQLFYGDSTLEAPIYDYAKLFKPSATPLIATLAPEASNPTYTPRTDTRPFTERHPELLWIVLLAVVCILALTAFRSAKKLPR; translated from the coding sequence GTGCTATTCGACCGAGTCCGGCCCAGCCTCCATCTCGCCGCCGCCAAACCCGTCCTCGCCTCGTTGCTCCTTTTCTTCCAGGTCACGCCTCACCCCGAAGCTTCCCCGCAACACTTCCGCTACGAACGCACCATCCGCCTTCCGACCTCCGTGACGCCTCTTGTCGGCGAGACCTGCGCCGTCCTTGACGCCTCCGTCTTCACCCACGCCTCCCCGTCCCTCAAAGACCTCCGCATCTACGCCAGAAACACCGAAGCAGGTCGTCCCGAAATCCCCTACGCCATCACCCTCAGTGAGCCCCTCCAGCAGGACACCGACGACGCCCGCATCCTCAACCTCGGCACCCGCTCCGGCCACATCGTCTTCGACCTCGCCATGCCGTCGCGCCCCTACACTGCCGTCGCCCTCGATCTCGACGCCCACGACTTCATCGCCACCGCCGAGGTCTCCGGCAGCCAGCAACTCTCCGCGCCCCAACCCACCAGCCTCGGCAGCTTCACCCTCTTCGACCTCGCCAGCCAGCACCTCTCGCACAGCACCAGCCTGCCGCTCTCAGAGTCCAGCTTTCCCTACCTCCACATCGATCTATCCCTCGCCCCCGCGCCCGGAACGTCCGGCACCGCCGCGTCCCTGAACCGTCCAGAGATCGTCAAGTCCGCCTCCGTCCCGCCCAGCCGCGAGGCCCAGACCCTCTACACCACACTCCAGCAGACCTCCGCCGTGATCCAGCGCGGCCGCGAATCCGTGGCCACCTTTCAGGTCCCCGCTCGCGTTCCCATTGAACGCATCGCCTTCACTCTTGCCCCCGGCTACAAGGGCAGCTTCAGCCGCGCCGTTCGCCTCGAGGCCCGCGTCATACCCGGCAAGAACCCCGACCCCACAGTCGACTCAGCCCCGGAAGACGACACCCCGCCTTCCGCCGAGACTTCCACCGGCACCATCCTCAGCGTTCACAAGCTCGAAGCCGGCCGCGAGATCGCCCAGGAAGACCTCGCCATCCCCACCGCCATCGGCGCCAACATGCAGCACTTCGCCGAGCTCCAGGTGGCCATCGACAACGGAGACGACACCCCTCTTCCCATCGCCTCCGTCCAGCTCCAGATGCGTCAGCGCCGCATCTGCTTCGACGCCACTGTCGCCACCAACCAGCCCTTGCAACTTTTCTACGGTGACTCCACCCTCGAAGCCCCGATCTATGACTACGCCAAACTCTTCAAGCCCTCCGCCACGCCGTTGATCGCCACCCTGGCGCCCGAAGCATCAAACCCCACCTACACCCCCCGCACCGACACCCGCCCCTTCACCGAGCGCCACCCCGAACTCCTCTGGATCGTCCTCCTGGCAGTCGTCTGTATCCTCGCCCTGACCGCCTTCCGCAGCGCCAAAAAACTCCCCCGTTAG
- a CDS encoding CocE/NonD family hydrolase — MSQRIVLFAAVFSVAALSSHAQTVPQYPNYPSETPTTLQQPTYAGEGMDYERREVMIAMRDGVKLHTVILVPLSLKEKPAKHEGMLLTRTPYSATATTTNAQSIHLASALFGYDNALETIIGGGYIRVVQDIRGKYGSEGDYVMNRPNHGPLNPTPVDETTDTYDTIDWLVKHVPESNGKVGILGISYDGFTALIPISHPHPALKVAVPMNPMVDGWRGDDWFHNGAFRQQNMSYIYEQAGSRGNDYHWLNTYFDDYDFYMRFGSAGELGKRRGLEQIGFWKKVIEHPAYDSFWSDQAVDKVVAAEPLTVPTMLVQSLWDQEDIYGAIATYKALEPKDTHNDKLFLVIGPWHHGQEIEEASSLGAVKFHSDTGLYFREQILAPFLAHYLKDDPPPLKTAPVTAYETGTNTWERLESWPSGCAHGCEPKATPMYLQAGSKLGFKVPAGGEEFDEFVSDPAKPVPFRTRPNQPMGYTPNLSWVRWLVDDQREFSGRTDVLTYTSDVLTSPLKISGEPIAHLVASTTGSDADWVVKLIDVYPDEVGGDVEMGGYQLAVSMDIFRGRYRESLAEAKAIPPNEPLTYKFALPTVNHVFLPGHKVMVQVQSSWFPLYDRNPQTFVPNIFFAKPEDYKKATERVYHSGKEASFVELPVVK; from the coding sequence ATGTCTCAGCGAATCGTCTTGTTTGCGGCAGTGTTTTCGGTGGCTGCTCTGTCTTCTCATGCGCAGACCGTTCCGCAGTATCCCAACTATCCAAGTGAGACGCCAACCACTTTGCAGCAGCCGACCTATGCCGGTGAGGGCATGGACTATGAGCGGCGCGAGGTGATGATCGCCATGCGCGACGGGGTGAAGCTGCATACCGTCATCCTGGTTCCCCTGTCTCTAAAAGAGAAGCCAGCGAAGCATGAGGGGATGCTGCTGACGCGCACTCCTTATAGCGCTACGGCGACGACAACCAATGCGCAAAGTATTCATCTCGCGAGCGCGCTGTTTGGGTATGACAATGCGCTGGAGACGATCATCGGTGGTGGATACATTCGCGTGGTGCAGGACATTCGCGGCAAGTATGGCAGCGAGGGCGATTATGTGATGAACCGGCCGAATCATGGACCGCTGAATCCTACTCCCGTGGATGAGACGACCGATACCTACGACACCATAGACTGGCTGGTGAAGCATGTGCCGGAGTCGAATGGAAAGGTGGGGATCCTGGGTATCTCGTATGACGGATTTACGGCGCTGATTCCAATCTCGCATCCGCATCCGGCGCTGAAGGTTGCTGTGCCGATGAACCCGATGGTGGATGGGTGGCGCGGCGACGACTGGTTCCATAACGGGGCGTTCCGGCAACAGAACATGAGCTACATCTATGAGCAGGCGGGGTCGCGAGGGAATGACTATCACTGGCTGAATACGTACTTCGACGACTATGACTTTTATATGAGGTTTGGGTCGGCGGGAGAGTTGGGCAAACGTCGGGGGCTGGAGCAGATCGGGTTCTGGAAGAAGGTCATCGAGCATCCCGCATACGACAGCTTCTGGAGTGATCAGGCGGTCGACAAGGTAGTGGCTGCAGAGCCGCTGACGGTGCCGACGATGCTGGTGCAGAGCCTATGGGACCAGGAGGACATCTACGGAGCGATTGCGACGTACAAGGCGCTGGAGCCGAAGGACACGCATAACGACAAGCTGTTCCTGGTGATTGGGCCGTGGCATCATGGGCAGGAGATCGAAGAGGCGAGTTCGCTGGGAGCGGTGAAGTTCCATAGCGATACCGGGCTTTATTTTCGCGAGCAGATTCTTGCGCCGTTCCTCGCACACTATCTGAAGGATGATCCGCCACCGCTGAAGACGGCTCCGGTGACCGCGTATGAGACGGGGACGAATACGTGGGAGCGGCTGGAGTCGTGGCCTTCGGGATGCGCGCATGGGTGCGAGCCGAAGGCGACTCCGATGTATTTGCAGGCGGGATCGAAGCTGGGGTTCAAAGTGCCTGCCGGGGGCGAGGAGTTTGATGAGTTTGTGTCCGATCCGGCCAAGCCTGTTCCCTTTCGTACAAGGCCGAACCAGCCGATGGGGTATACGCCGAACCTCTCGTGGGTGCGGTGGCTGGTGGACGATCAGCGGGAGTTCTCTGGCCGGACGGATGTGCTGACGTATACAAGCGACGTGCTGACTTCGCCGCTGAAGATCAGCGGGGAGCCGATTGCTCACCTCGTGGCTTCGACGACCGGCAGCGATGCGGACTGGGTGGTGAAGCTGATCGATGTGTACCCGGATGAGGTTGGCGGTGACGTCGAGATGGGCGGGTATCAGCTTGCGGTGTCGATGGACATCTTCCGCGGGCGTTATCGCGAGAGCCTGGCGGAGGCGAAGGCGATTCCGCCGAATGAGCCGCTCACGTATAAGTTCGCGCTGCCTACGGTGAACCATGTGTTTCTGCCGGGGCACAAGGTGATGGTGCAGGTGCAGTCGAGCTGGTTCCCGCTGTATGACCGGAACCCGCAGACGTTTGTGCCGAATATCTTCTTTGCCAAGCCGGAGGATTATAAGAAGGCTACCGAGAGGGTGTATCACTCAGGGAAAGAGGCTAGTTTTGTGGAGTTGCCGGTGGTGAAGTAG
- a CDS encoding DNA translocase FtsK, whose product MMVLVSAALLLLALVSYTASDPSFNTVGSYVTGRPAHNWTGLIGAWVSDSALQIMGVAVFLLPLVMVRLGISWMRSMPAGSGLAKGIGLTLWVVFAPAAIALLPGHLLWMHSLPLEGVTGRILGDAMVHYLNLPGAVIVLTLMVALSLYLATTFTFNTASEWMAARFSFVQRIQEWWLSRKRKRSDAEADEIIGAYESKRERAIERARKAEEKARKKSPAEMADALAADENEPSTSLLGGLFGWWGRRKARRDELAMSQEEEPMVVPAPASMWQRMPRTDVDAPPATALGTAAAAAAPYAEALAAASAPLFHEEAFDLPDSAPAPWALDEVIGSEISASRPGNLVEMPRPMAPFAEPEPMPDAMPLAQMPGQISFGKRADADQVAVVITPKSVRGYKLPPSTLLFQSEDHAVVREDALRDEARVLVEKCAEFGVDGQVTQINPGPVVTTFEFRPDAGVKYARVTGLADDLCLAMAAESILIERMPGKSTVGIQVPNHERETIWLRDVVECESFAQSKSKLAIALGKDINGRIVTADLAAMPHVLIAGSTGSGKSVAINAMIMSVLFKSTPEQVRMILVDPKRVELGMYEGIPHLFTPIITEAKLAANALKNAVREMERRLKLLAANHVRNIDQFNKLFDHGSEYLFEDVNQEPLPYIIIIIDELADLMMLDRANVEESITRLAQMARAVGIHLVLATQRPSVDVITGLIKANVPTRMSFRLATKVDSRTIIDSNGAESLLGRGDMLYLPPGTSRVQRVHAPFVTEKEISAVTEFWKAQGEAEYVHGFLEGPKDDKGREIDDMSGGEDNDELYEDAMRLVFEFGKASTSLLQRRLRIGYGRAAHLIDMMENDGLVGPADGSKPREILKSADWLAEIEAAAR is encoded by the coding sequence ATGATGGTACTGGTGTCGGCGGCGCTGCTGCTGCTGGCTCTGGTCAGCTATACCGCGTCTGACCCGTCGTTCAATACGGTGGGGAGTTATGTGACGGGGAGACCTGCGCATAACTGGACGGGGCTAATTGGGGCCTGGGTTTCGGATTCGGCGCTGCAGATTATGGGCGTTGCGGTGTTTCTGCTGCCGCTGGTGATGGTGCGGCTGGGGATCAGCTGGATGCGGTCGATGCCGGCGGGTTCAGGGCTGGCTAAGGGGATTGGACTGACGCTTTGGGTGGTGTTTGCGCCGGCGGCGATTGCGCTGCTGCCGGGGCATCTTTTGTGGATGCACTCGCTGCCGCTTGAAGGCGTGACGGGGCGAATTCTGGGCGATGCGATGGTGCACTACCTGAACCTGCCGGGAGCGGTGATCGTGCTGACGCTGATGGTGGCGCTGTCGCTGTACCTGGCGACGACGTTCACGTTCAATACGGCGAGCGAGTGGATGGCGGCGCGGTTCAGCTTTGTGCAGCGGATTCAGGAGTGGTGGCTAAGCCGGAAGCGGAAGCGGTCGGACGCCGAGGCGGACGAGATTATTGGGGCGTACGAGAGCAAGCGTGAGCGGGCGATCGAACGGGCGCGCAAGGCCGAGGAGAAGGCGCGGAAGAAGTCGCCGGCAGAGATGGCGGATGCACTGGCCGCTGACGAGAACGAGCCGAGCACGAGTCTGCTGGGTGGACTGTTTGGATGGTGGGGCAGACGCAAGGCTCGTCGTGACGAACTGGCGATGAGTCAGGAAGAGGAACCAATGGTGGTTCCGGCGCCAGCTTCGATGTGGCAGAGGATGCCGCGGACGGATGTGGATGCTCCTCCAGCGACGGCGCTGGGAACGGCTGCGGCAGCGGCGGCCCCCTATGCAGAGGCATTGGCGGCGGCTTCGGCACCGCTGTTCCACGAGGAGGCATTCGATCTGCCGGATAGCGCGCCTGCGCCGTGGGCGCTCGATGAGGTGATTGGTTCGGAGATCTCGGCTTCGCGTCCGGGGAACCTGGTGGAGATGCCTCGACCGATGGCTCCGTTCGCTGAACCGGAGCCGATGCCTGATGCGATGCCGCTGGCGCAGATGCCGGGACAGATTTCATTCGGCAAGCGGGCGGATGCGGACCAGGTAGCGGTGGTGATTACGCCGAAGTCGGTGCGCGGGTATAAGCTGCCGCCTTCGACGCTGCTCTTCCAAAGCGAAGACCATGCCGTGGTGAGAGAAGATGCGCTGCGTGATGAGGCGCGGGTGCTGGTGGAGAAGTGCGCGGAGTTTGGCGTGGATGGCCAAGTGACGCAGATCAATCCCGGGCCGGTGGTGACGACGTTCGAGTTCCGGCCGGATGCGGGCGTGAAGTATGCGCGCGTGACCGGGTTGGCCGACGATCTCTGTCTGGCGATGGCGGCGGAGTCGATCTTGATTGAGCGGATGCCGGGTAAGTCGACTGTCGGTATCCAGGTGCCGAACCATGAGCGCGAGACGATCTGGCTGAGGGATGTCGTCGAGTGCGAGTCGTTTGCGCAGAGCAAAAGCAAGCTGGCGATTGCGCTGGGTAAGGACATCAACGGGCGGATTGTGACGGCTGACCTGGCGGCGATGCCGCATGTGCTGATCGCGGGATCGACGGGTTCGGGTAAGTCGGTGGCGATTAACGCGATGATTATGAGCGTGCTGTTCAAGAGCACGCCGGAGCAGGTGAGGATGATTCTCGTCGACCCGAAGCGGGTTGAGTTGGGGATGTACGAGGGCATTCCGCATCTGTTTACGCCGATCATTACCGAGGCAAAGCTGGCGGCGAATGCTCTGAAGAATGCGGTGCGGGAGATGGAGCGGCGGCTGAAGCTGCTTGCTGCCAACCACGTCAGGAATATCGACCAGTTCAACAAGCTCTTTGATCATGGCAGCGAGTATCTGTTTGAGGACGTGAACCAGGAGCCGCTGCCTTACATCATCATCATCATCGATGAGCTTGCGGATTTGATGATGCTGGATCGCGCGAACGTTGAGGAGTCGATTACCCGGCTGGCGCAGATGGCGCGTGCTGTGGGGATTCATCTGGTGCTGGCTACGCAGCGGCCCAGCGTGGATGTCATCACCGGGTTGATCAAGGCGAATGTGCCTACGCGTATGAGCTTCCGGTTGGCGACGAAGGTGGACTCGCGGACGATCATCGACAGCAATGGAGCGGAGAGCCTGCTGGGGCGGGGAGATATGTTGTATCTGCCACCGGGGACGAGCCGGGTGCAGCGGGTGCATGCGCCGTTTGTGACGGAGAAGGAGATCTCGGCGGTCACGGAGTTCTGGAAGGCGCAGGGTGAGGCCGAGTATGTGCATGGCTTCCTCGAAGGGCCGAAGGACGATAAGGGTAGAGAGATCGACGATATGAGCGGCGGCGAGGACAACGACGAGCTCTACGAAGATGCGATGCGGCTGGTGTTTGAGTTTGGCAAGGCGAGCACTTCCCTGCTGCAAAGACGGTTGCGGATCGGGTATGGCAGGGCGGCGCATCTGATCGACATGATGGAGAACGATGGTCTGGTGGGGCCGGCGGATGGATCGAAGCCGCGGGAGATTTTGAAGTCGGCGGATTGGCTGGCGGAGATTGAGGCAGCGGCGCGGTAG